ACGTATAGGAGGTCCACATACTCCATACCGAGGTGGTTGAGGCTCTCTTCGGCGCTGCGTCGGACGCCGTATTGGTCGAGGTCTGCTGGCGGAACCTTGGTGGCCACAAACAAATCTTCGCGAGCCACGCTCGACGCGGCGACAGCATCGCCCACCGCCTTCTCGTTGTAGTACGCCTCAACCTGCTCGGTAGTGTCGATGTGCCTGTACCCGACGTGGAGGGCCTGTTGAATGTTCCCGTAGCACGCATCATAGTCCGCATGATCGAAGGTGCCGATGCCGAGCATCGGCATCCCGTGGGTCGAGGACGGTGAGTAGTTGGTGACGTCTGCGTCGATGCCGGTAGTCGGTACATCAACGGCCCCGTTCTCGTCGGGGTTCCGCTCTTCGCCGACGTTCTTCACTTGGCGTTCGACTTGCTCCGTGTTCATCACGGAACTGAGCTGGTCGGTCATCCCTTCGTCCGCTATACTCCCAGTTCCGCTAGGGGCCATCCGCTGGCGTATCCGGGTCAGAGCATCGGTTAGATCCCCCGGTTCGCTCCCCGCTTCCTCGACGCTCTCACTGCTATGGCGCTGTTTGGCTAGCAGAAAGCCAATAAGAAACGCGAGAGCGAACGGGGTGGTCTTCCGCAGAAGATTATCGCGGCCACCCTGAGTCTGTACGTACCGCCTTCGGGTATCAGTCCATCCACGAAGCACAGGAATTATTTGGCGACTACGTACTTTGGGGTTCTGGCAGGGCCGGTAGACTCGTGGGGGTGACTGGTTCGTTTTGTCTATGGTTCCAAAGTTGGGATACGTGTTCTTCCTCGATGGGGCGGGCGCCGTGAGTGGTGTCGCTCACTTCGCTTGTGTTTCGCCGGGTCTGCGACACATTCGAGGCATTGGAAACCCAACGGACACCAAATGCGGACCATCGTCGAGACGCTCGAACCAGAAGTCCCCTACCGCGTGAGGCAGCGGCTCGGTCCCTCTATCACCAGAATTGCGCGAACCTTCGGACAGCCCGAGTACCGCCTTCGCGATACCGGATACGTCGGCACTATCCACCAGCCGCTAGACGAGTTCACAGAAACACTTGAGGAACACGGGTTCGAGTGGGACCCGCTGGCGTGGTATCACCAGCCGCCGGTTGGGGCGGAGCCAAACGGTAGCTGGACGTATCGACGGTCATTGCTGGCCGACAGACAGATTCACGTCATCCTCATCGCCCACTCACCGGAGTATATCGACGTTTTCGCCCACGAGGAGTACAATTGGGTGCGACACCCGATCAAACACTTCCGGCAGGTCGGCATCGAGCGGAAAGCCGGGAGCAGTGAAGTACGTCGGTGGCTTGAGAGTCACGGCATAAAGGTCGATGCCAAATCGCGTCGCCAGCGACAGGTCACACACAAAGTAAAAGACTTCCACAAGTACCTTGTGTCCATCATCCGATAGCGTGGATCAATCTATACCTTCGAAGAAGATTGGCGAGGTCGCGAATGTACGCTCGATGTGTCCATATCTTCTCGGGCGTCGTCGAGCGTTTTTGCTTTCACCTTCGCCTTGATCTGGTCTTCATCCCGTGTTCCTGTTCCATGCTTGAGTTTCACCGTGAGCGAGACACCGACGTCGCTCCGTTCGACGTACTCCGTCGGTGACGATTCGTCATTGGTTGCTTTCGATTTAGTCGTTGTAGAGGACGGCGAGTTGTGTTCTGACACGATGTAGCTGTATTGCTTGGTGTTTAGTGAGACTGTGCGACCGCGTCACCGGACAGTTCACGAAGGGCGTTTTCAATATCGGTGCCGGTGAGTCGCCAGCAGCCTTCAGGATGAGAGCAGTCTAACTGGCTTACGACCGTGCTCGTAAACGTAGTATAATGGGCTAGCGCAACGTCTTCGTCGCCGGTGTAGTCAAGCAGGAGTGCAAGCGCAAGTTGTGCCGGACCGCTCCCACAGTACCCCCAGTTGAAGCCTAAGGGACTGTGATTCGCCAGTTCGAGACTCGACTGTGGCGTCACCTGCTCTTCCCCAGGTTGCTTTTCCACAACAGCGCGTCCGCGCCGCCGATAGCCGACGTAGACGACATCCTGTTTCTGGCTTGGCCGTGTCTGTTCGAGTGATCGGGAGTCGGTTGTTCCACTCATGGTTCGATTCGAGGGATTACTTCGAGTTCCCCCGCACCCCTCAGGGGGTGAAAAACCTCACTGCGGTCACTCCGTCACGGATTTACTGACTGAGTAGCTGTTCTGCACCCAAGAGAAGATAAGACGACTTTTGACATTCACTCCCAGAACGCTTCAATTCGGTCGTCTAAGTCCCCAAGAACGCTTGAGAGTACATCCCGCCAGTCGCTTGCGTACGCTGCATCGTCACCGGGCGTCGTTGCATCTGGTGGTGGATGAAAGTGCGAGCGGGTGTTGTGACTGTTCGGATGGCGGTCCCACCGACACTCCCAATGGTCGCCGTCGTTGTACTGCTCGGAGTAGTGGACGCTGAAATCGTCCGTTTCGTACCAACGAATCTGAAGATACGCCCGATCGATGGCCGCCGGAAAGTACCCCATATCGTACTCTGCCACGACGGAACTCGGCGCATAGTCTGGTTGGAACACGACCTCTGAGAACCGCTGGCTTCGTTCGAGGTGCTGTCCGATTTGTTCGAGAATCTCGGTATCGATGCCACCAACAGTCTCTGCGACGTCCTCGTAGTCACCCGACCGGTCGTCAGGCATCGACTCTGGCACCACCGCTCGACGGATGACCGTTCTGCCGCGCCGCATCTAACAACTCTACCCGTCGCTCCAGTGTTTTCCACTCACTCACCGCTTCCCACATTTCTTCGACCGCCGACTCTCCGGTATCGTCCACGAGCGATACGTCATCCGGACTGTCAGCGTCGAATCGTGCTTGGTACTCCTCAAGCTGCTCCATCGTCTCTTTGAGTTCCTCGACGATCTCACTCTCGGAGTACTGGTCTCGAATCTGTTCGATTCTGCGCCACCGCAGATACGACTCGTTTCGCTCGTATCTTACCGGCCGCCCCGGAATCTCTCGCGTCATCCCCATCGAGGTGAACCATTCGAGGTAGTCGCGCGCGGTCTCGGTATCACAGTCTGCTTGATCTGCAATTTCCGCGACCTTGGTCGGGATACGGAGTTGTAAGATGACACCGAGCAGTCGTTCCCGCGTTGGACCACCTTTCAAGACCTCTTCGGGTGCATCCCATTCGGTGAAATCTGGTAGTTCCTCGTCCGGGTCTCGAACGTCCTCGGGGGTGTCAGTCAAATCCATCACTATCCTCCTGTTTCCTAATCTTTGGGCAGCATCGGTCATATATCTATCGCACGCTGAATTATTTCTGCTTCATGTATCGGAGTTTGTCGCTCCGTTCAGTAGTGAACGTCAGCGGGGATAATCCAGAGATTCTCACTCTCGTCAAGGATGCAGTCGAGGTGGTCCCGATGCCGGATGCCGCTCCCGTGTTCGTCGTACAGGAAGATAGTCGGCCCATCGTACGCGCCGACTTGGTGGAACGCATGCCGGGCCAGTCCTTCATCACGCATAATCTCCTCGTCACCTAGTTCCTCAAGCGCATCCCGGATGCGGTCGAGATTCCGCTTGAACTCGCTCTTCGTCGCGTCCCACCCACGCTTCAGCAATTCCCGCCCATCGTCGGATTCCACAGGAACTGCTACTGGCAGGTCGCCCCACCGGGCCTTCCCAGCGACTGACGTGCCCGACTCGTCGAACGTCACGTAGTAATCGAACACAGTATCTGTATGTGGACTGGCTCCGACGAGTCGGTCGAATACCGTCTTTCCAGTCGCGAGTGCTTCGTCTTGTGTCGACGCCTCTACGAGCGAGTAAATTATCATGTGCATTGGTTCTCACGTCGATCTGCCGACGCAGGCGACTGCACGCCGCGCTACTGCTGGGTACGCCGGCACTCATCGCCGGCGCAGAAAAACACGGATATAGTGCTCATCGGTTGTTTCGACCGTACTGGTAGTGATCTGACCATCACACCCGGGGCAGTAGTTCGATATAGCTCCGGACTGTACGTCTTCGTCGAACGCTCGCTCGTAGATGACTCCATCCGACATTGATATCACGTTTCTCCAGGACCTCGCCAACTCGACGACGCCCTTACCACTTGTGTGGCAGATAAACAGTCCTATAATCTCTTTTGCTCGTATCAGCCATAGCCGGTATTCGAGCAGTAGAACGTGGCTTGACGTGACAACTCTGAACCCCACACGAAATGAATTCCTGACATTATATTTCGTATCAGACGGCCTTTGGGTTCGGAAACGCTTTCCGGCGAAGTTGAGTTCGTCATTACTGGTCAACGAGTCGAAAAGCACGGAATTGTACCACCCATACACAAGCCTTTTAATCGGGTAGCGTCTACGTAGTGATGATAACAATGCCAGATTCCATGTCCGAACAACTCCAACAAGATATGGAGTGCGAGGGTCTCCTCGAGTGTTTCCACGGTCTCAAACAACTCGACAGGGAGTGCTTCCAGGCGCTAGTAGATGCAGGAGAACCGGTCACGGTCGACGAACTTGCAGAGGCCGTCAACCGCGAACGTTCGACCGCCTACCGCGCGGTTCAGCGGTTGCTCCAAACGGGATTCATCCAGAAGGAACAGGTCAACTACGACCAGGGCGGCTACTACCACGTCTACTCGCCGACTGACCCGTCACAGATAACCGACGAGATGCAGCGGATGCTCAACGAGTGGTACGCCAAGATGGGTCAGCTCATTCAGGACTTCGAGGACAAATATGATCAGACCGATGCGGCCGTGCAGGTTGAGGGCTGAGAGGCCTATCTCCGTCTCGTTCCTTCTCTCTACTGTCGATTCCCGCCCTACTCTTCCAGCATTCCCTGTCTCGGAACTATTACGATACTGATACAACAAGGCATTCTCAACGCTTTCCCAATCGCACCCCGACAGTATTGCACAGAATCCACACAACACTTAACTACCATCGGGCCCTACTCACAGGCGATGACAGTCGATACGGCATCCAATTCAGGTACGGACGTTCCTACCGAACCGGTAAACGTCGGTAGCGAAACCGAACTCAACGAACTCGTGGACGACTCTGGCGTGGTCCTTGCGGACTTCTACGCCGACTGGTGCGGACCGTGCCAGATGCTGGCACCGATAGTCGACAACCTCGCCGCCGAGACCGACGCGGTGGTCGCGAAAATTGACGTCGATGCCAACCAACAACTCGCGAAGGCCTATGGCGTCCGCGGCGTTCCGACGCTTGTGCTGTTCGCGGACGGACAGCAGGTTGAAGAGATAGTCGGCGTCCAGGCAGAGGAACAGTTGCGCGAACTGATTCAGAACTACACCGAAGAATGAGCGAGGAAACACGCGATCTCGTCATCGCTGGTTCCGGAGTCGCCGGGCTGTCGGCAGCTGTCTACGCGGCACGCGCCGACTTTGACCCGCTTGTCCTCGAGGGTGACGAACCCGGCGGACAACTCACGCTCACGACGGACGTAGAGAACTATCTCGGGTTCCCCGACGGCGTCGGTGGCATGGAACTGATCCAGCGCGGCAAAGAGCAGGCCGAGAAGTTCGGAGCGGAGTTCAAGCACGGGAGCATCGAGTGGGCGGACCTCGACGAGCGACCGTTCAAACTCTCGCTGTCGACCGGCGAGACTCTGGAGACCCAGACGCTTATCGTCGCGACTGGCGCGAGCGCACGCTGGGTCGGTGCTGACGGCGAGGATGAATTGATGGGCTACGGTCTCTCGACCTGTGCGACCTGTGACGGAGCCTTCCACCGCGGCGACAACGTGCTCGTCGTCGGCGGCGGCGATAGCGCGATGGAGGAGGCGCTCTTCCTCGCGAAGTTCGCCGACTCCGTGACCGTGGTTCACCGGCGTGAAGAACTCCGGGCCTCCGAAATCATGGCCGACCGTGCTCGCGACCACGACGCCATCGAGTTCCGATGGAACACGGAACTCCGGTCGCTCCACGGCTCGCAGGAAGAGGGCGTCACCGGTGCGACGCTGATCTCCCATGCTGACGGCCATCCCAAGCAGAGGGCCGAGAATGGGATCGAAGTCGAGACGGAGACCGTCGACGTCGGTGGTGTCTTCTACGCCGTCGGCCACACGCCGAACACTCAGTTCCTCGAAGATACTGGTGTCGAATTGGACGAGGACGGATACGTTCGGTTGCAGACGGACGATGACGGTCGGCCAACTTCCGAGACGACGGTGGAGGGAGTGTTCGCCGCGGGTGACGTGGCCGACTCCCGATACCAGCAGGCGGTCACCGCGGCGGGAACTGGAAGTATGGCCGCACTCGACGCTGAGGAGTACCTCGAAACCCTGGAACGCGGTCAGCCCAAAACGGTTGAAGCCTCAGCATAGGCAACCTCAACTCTTCGACTGGTTCCTGTCCGTCTTCCCGTTTCGTATAACGATTCCTCTCTCGTCCTCATCCAGTAGCCGCGTCCGTTTCCTACCTTCGGAGCACGTATGAAGAAGTCCTCGCCTGATTCGTTATACGCTCCGAAAAGCCCGTTGAACGACCTCATTGAGTGCCGGATGAACGTGTGTCGAGTCGGCAATGTCCACAACCGTTCCGCTACCCTGGGTCATTGCCACAACTACTTCGTGAATGAGCATCGACGCGCGCGGCCCAAGAATGTGACACCCTAAAATCGCACCGTCGGACGGGTCAACGAGGACCTTCACAATCCCTTCGGTCTCCTTCAACGCACCGCCCATCGCAGTATCCTCGTACGAATACTTCCCACTGATATACTCCATATTCTCTTCCTCGAGTTCCTCTTCAGTCATCCCAACTCCAGCGACCTGCGGTGACGAGAACACTGCATGCGGCATTGCAGCGTAATCAACCGGATGCTTATGGTCGTGCTCACCAAACGCGTTCTGAACTACGTACTGCGCCTCAAGGTTCGCACTGTGCTTGTAGAGGTACTCCCCGACAATGTCGCCCAACGCCCAGACATTCTGTGCCGTGGTTTCCAGATATTCGTTTGTCTCGACGAATCCGAGCGGATCCGTCTCAATCCCCGCGTTTTCAACCGCCAAGGTATCCGTATTTGGGATTCGGCCTGCAGCGATCAATAACTCGTCGCCAGCGATATCAATGACCTCACCATCAGCGTGTTCAGCAGTAACCGTTATTTCTCCGTTCTGTTGGGCGGCGGCGATGGCCTCGTAACTGGTGTAGACGGTGTGTTTGTCCGCGAAGCCCCGTGTAAATCGCTCTGCAATCTCGCGGTCTTCCTCGGGGAGTAGTGTGTCTGCCCGTCCAATAATGGTGATGTCCGTACCAAACGATCCGTAGAAGTGGGCCAATTCAGCTGCGATGTATCCACCTCCGACGATGACGAGATGATTCGGACGTGTATCCCGTTGCAGCGCGCCCGTACTCGTGATGTAGTCCACGTCCTCAATACCGTCAATCGGTGGGATGAAGGGCCGCGTTCCAGCAGCAACGATAACCTTGTGACCGATAATCTGGTTCCCGTTCACTTTGAGTGTTCGCGTATCGACGAACTGCGCTTCGTCTTTGAACAACGTATGATTCGGCGATTGGCGGAGTCCATGTTCGATTTGGGTCGCGCTTTCCTCGACATCAGCATTGACCTCCTCAACCATGGACGCAAAATCGACATTCGTAATCTCGGCTTCGATACCGAACTGTTCGGACTGGCGGATTTGCTCGGCAATATCCGCACGATGAATCAACATCTTCGATGGCACACACCCCCGATTCAAGCACGTCCCGCCCATCAGGCCCTTCTCGATTACCGCAACATCCGCCCCCTGTCGCGCTGCCGCCGACGCCACGCTAAGCCCTGATCCAGCCCCAATCACGACCACATCGAACTCGGTTAGTTGTCCCTCTTGCATACTGCGGAATTGCGTCTACACGCAGATAGTATTGTTCGCTATACGGACTTTCTTCCAATACTTCTCTGAGCCAACCTCAAAGGGTTGAACGCCTTGAACAGGTCGGCCTTGATTTGCTGTGGTAGTAGGGTAGAACCGTAGGACGATTATGCAAGACTACCTAACGTAGATATCGATGACCGGAAGTTCAAGTAAGGAAATCGATCCATCCGATCCAGAGCATCGCGAGGTCGGTCAAGGGCTTCTCGACGAGGAGATGGGCCCCAGCGGCTCGATGGCCCATCTATACCGTGGTGAAATCCATCGCATGAAGCTCTGGCGTGAACGCCTCGACCGTACCACCAACTGGGCGGTAATCGTGCTAGCGGCGATCCTGACGTGGGCGTTCTCCAGCGTAACAAACCCACACTACGTGTTGCTCGCCGGCGGCGCGATTCTCGGCGTGTTCCTCGGAATTGAAGCGCGGCGGTACCGGGGGTACGACATCTGGCGGTCGCGCGTCCGCACGTTGCAGAAAAACGTCTTCGCGTACGGGCTGGACCCCTCACAGGGATTGGAAGACGCGGACTGGCGCGCCCACCTGAGTAGCAGTTACCGGCAACCCCGACTCAGAATCACGCGACTGGAAGCCATTGCACATCGACTTCGGCGGGTGTATCTCCCCCTGCTAACTGTCCTATTCGGTGCATGGGTAGTTCGTGTCACGGCGTTTGCGGATGTCCCATGGCCAGACAGCGCAGCCATCGGTCAACTCCCAGGAACTGCGGTGATTGCCATTGTCGTACTAACCTATGGAGGGCTACTCGTCATCGCAATGCGACCACGCACGTGGCATGCAGAGGGGGAACTCCTGAACGAAGACTTGCGAGAAGAGTAGTTACGGTCTGGTCAGGCACTAGTTTCCGGCGTCCTCTACGTTGGTTGGTGATCGCCGTTGGAAATCACCCATCGGTACGAGCGACCACCGATGGAAGGAGTAGCAGTCCGGTCCAAAAAGCAGCGTTAGACCAGCAGCTGAATGTCAGCCTCGGCCATGTCCTGCAACGCCGTCGCGGCACCGACGCCCGTGGTGACGCCGTCGTAGAAGTTCCCCTCGTCGTAGTCCATCAGGTCAATGGTCATCTGGCAGGCCTGGAACTCGACGCCCATGTCCAGCGAAGTCTCGATGAGTTCCTGGATGGTGGCGGTGTCATTGTCTTCAATTTGCCGTTCCATCATCTTCGTCGTCACCCGGTCCATACCGGGGAGCGTCGCGATGGCGTTCGGGACGGGCATGTTCGGATTACCGACCGAACTCAGTTTGAGGTCCTTCGACTTGTCCTCGTGGAGGATGTCGAGTCCCCAGAATGTGTGGAAAACCGTCACGTCCCAGCCGAACGCGGCGGCCGTGCTAGCGAGGATGAGCGGCGGATACGCCATGTCGAGCGTCCCCTTCGTTGAAATGATCGACATTTTCTTGGGGCCGTCGTCGACCTCGCTCTTGACCTCGGCGAGTTCCGATTCGAGTTCCTCGATACGCGATTCGAGGGTGGCCACGTCGGTCTCCGTCGCACCGTCGGCCGACGCGGAGGGAGCATCCGTACTCATGTTTACTCCGTCTTCCGGACGTAGTGTTTGAACAGGTCGTCGCCCTCCTCTTGGTCGAGCAGTTCGACGCCGTCGGTCGTATCGGCCCAGCCCCCGAGGTCGCTCATGCTACCGGGGTCGGTCGCGAGGACTTCGAGTACGTCGCCCTCGTCTAGCTGGTCGATGGACTGCTTGGTCTTGACGACGGGCATCGGGCAGTTCTGTCCTTTTACGTCGAGCGTCTCTGTGACTTCGTACTGAGTCATGATATTGACTTCACTACCCAATACTAACTCCGGTAGTAAAAGACTATCGGTAGTACCCCGGGAAGCATACACGACCGAACACGCTCTGTATAACACATACGCGTTTAATGGTCTGAAACGACGCTCAAGTCGAACTAGTATTGTGCCATTTGCAGTTTACTATGCAAAGTCTTATTTGACTCCCGGAGGTAGACACGGATGACGATGAGTGAAACCGAACCCACTGAAGGGACGGTCGAATCGATCACTCCCGACGAGCTGAAAGAGCGCATAGATAGCGGTGAAGGCGTTTTCATCCTCGACGCGCGCTCGGAAGGCGACTTCGAGGAGTGGCACATCGACGGTGAGAACGTCGAAATTGTGAACTACCCCTACTTCAAACTCCTAGACGGTATCCCGGAAGACCTGCTCGCGGAGCTCCCCGAAGACCGCGAAATCACCGTTCTGTGTGCGAAGGGCGGATCCAGCGAAATGGTCGCTGTACATCTCGAAGACGAGGGTTACGACGTCAACCACCTCGAATACGGCATGAAGGGCTGGGCGCGCATCTACGAGTACACCGAACTCGACACCGAAACGGAGGCGACCATCGCCCAGTACCGCCGCCCCTCCAGCGGCTGTCTGGCTTACCTCGTCGTCTCCGACGGCGAGGCAGCGGTCGTCGACCCACTCCGGGCATTCACCGACGAGTACGTACAGGACGCGAACGCGCTCGGTGCTGATTTGAAATACGTGCTCGACACCCACGTCCACGCAGATCATATCTCTGGACTGCGTAACCTCGCCGATGACACTGACGCGACGGCAGTCATGCCCGAGCCTGCCGTGGAACGTGGTGTCGAATACGACCAGCGCTACGAGACCGTCGAGGACGCCGACGCGCTCACCGTCGGCGACGTCGAAATCGAGGTCCTCTACACGCCCGGCCACACGACCGGGATGACCTCCTACAAGGTCGGCGACGTGCTGTTCACCGGCGACGGCCTATTCACCGAGAGCGTGGCCCGCCCCGACCTCGAAGATCCCGAGGCCGCAAAGGACGCGGCGCAGACGCTCTACCAGAGCCTCACCGAGAAAATCCTACCCCTGCCCGACGACACCATCGTCGCGCCTGCGCACTTCAGCGACTCGGCAACGCCGAACGACGACGGCACGTACACGGCCGACCTCGGCGAGCTAGAGGCGACGATGGACGCGCTCACGATGGACGAAGCCGAGTTCGTGGAGTTCATCGTCGCGGACATGCCCCCGCGACCGGCCAACTACGAGGACATCATCGCCACCAACCTCGGCCAGCAGTCGCCCGACGACGAGGAGGCGTTCGAGTTGGAACTCGGCCCGAACAACTGCGCGGCCAGCGAGGAGGCCCTGACCGACTAAGATGAGTGCGCTCACTCCGTTACTCACCGCTAGTGAGCTATTCCCGCGAGGGGTTCTGCCGTATCTCCTTGGCGGACTCCTCGTCGGCCTCGGGGCCGCGGTCATCTATCTGGCCACGGGCATCATCGCGGGCGCGAGCACGTTCCTCGAATCGACGCTGTCGTACGTCTCGGACGTACCGCGGTTCAACCGCTTCAAGTACGTCCGGTCGCGTGGCTGGCGGCTGGTGTTCACCGCTGGCATCGTCAGCGGCGCGGCCGTCTGGGGACTCGTCCTCGCGCCGGACCCCGGCATCTGGACGACCGACGTCCAGTGGTGGCGATTACTCGGAGGTGGCTTCCTCGTCGGCGTCGGGACGCGACTCGGTAAGGGGTGTACTTCGGGCCACGGGGTCTGTGGCACGGGGTCGCTCTCGAACACATCGCTGGTGAACGTCGCCACGTTCCTGACCGTCGCCATCGGAACTGCCCAACTGGTGCAGGCACTGGGGGTGAGTCCATGACTGGAAACGACCGTAGTCCGTTGTTCCTGCCCGTGATCTACCTCGGCGGGCTGATCTTCGGCTTCGGACTCGCCATCAGCGGGATGGCCCGCCCGGAGGTCGTACTGGACTTCCTCCAGTTCGACGACTTGGGCCTCCTGTTCGTGATGGGCGGTGCGGCGGTCGTGACCGGTATCACGTTCACGGTCGCCACGCGGTACCTCGGCGATGCTCCGCTGACCGGCCGGGAGTACACCCGCCGACTCAAGGACTTCGACCGGAACGTCGTCATCGGCGGGGCCATCTTCGGCGTCGGCTGGGGGCTGTCGGGCATCTGTCCCGGCGCCGCGTACGCCAGTTTCGGAGTCGGCAACTACCCCATCCTGTACGCCGTCGCGGGGATGTTCCTCGGCGCGTACGCACAGGGGTATTGGCGCGCCCGCCAATCGAACGACGCCGACGCAGCTGACGCCACTTCGGGATAATCCATTTTCGGCGATCTCGCGTCTATTCACGGTAGTCAGACAAGTTCTTCGACTTACTTCTGCGCTCTCACTGCTCGGAGTACACAACCGAGAGAGCGTCATTAGTAAATTCCCGTAGTGCGAAATTGGGTCTGATGAGCAAGATTCGTCCCGGTGAACTCGACGACCGCCGTTCGAACGAGGACGTGGTCGTCCTCGATATTCGGCCGCGCGAGGACTACCAGAGGGACCACATCGAAGGGAGTCACAACGCACCAGTATACGGTGACTTACGCCAGGGTAACACCGGATCACTAGACGACTATCTAGACCAGATTCCGAACGACAGTAAAGTGGTCACGGTCTGCAAGGCCGGGGTAGTCGCACAGAAAGCCACTACTCACCTCGAAGAACAGGGGTACGACGCAACGACGCTCAGTGGCGGGTATACTGGTTGGCGACACTACGCCGAGAATACGCTACTGTATCGTGTGTTATCGACCCTTCGCCGATTTCTGCCCTGACTGGGTACGCGCTCTCCGAGCTGAATAGGCGTTCGCCGAAGCACACGTGTTTCTCGTGCGGTTCAGCTGTCGATTGTTAGTGCTAGGGAGAACACCGAGTAGCCGACGGGCATGGGTATAGCTATTCGTAACTTATGCATAACAATCAGTAGGTTACGCGAATATAGTATTGTGTTGTGGGTGCAAAACTGTTATTACCTTCGGCTGGTTACTCGGTAATGTGCAGATATCAATGAAACGCGCAATACTGAAATCGGAGGTTCCGTAATGCTTGGAATCGAGACGCTGGACGGTCCCGCGAGGGCCGTCGCACAAGTCAGCCTTGTCCTCGCCGAGGCCTTGGTACTCTACGTCGTCTACGGCGGTCTCTCGGCCGCCGTCGGCGACCGAATCACCAACGCGGTTCGAGGAACCTGACCATGGCGATACTCGGAATGAGCGTAGTGACGCTCGCGATGTTCGTCGGGTTCGGCCTGCTCATTGGAACCCTGTTCGGGTTCTTCGGAATGGGCGGCTCGTTCCTCGTCACCCCGGCGCTCCTCGTGATGGGCTACGAGCCGAAAGTCGCCGTTGGGAGCGGACTCGCGTTCGTCTTCGGGACGAGCGTCATCGGCGCGCTACGCCACCGAAATCACGGACAGGTCGACTATAAACTGGCACTGATCATGACGATAGCGATGACACTCGGTATCGAGGGCGGCAAGTACGTCGTCCTCTTCCTCGAGGAGGCGGGGATATCGGGTATCGTCATCAGCGTGGCGTACGTTGGTCTGTTGGCCGCGGTAGGCCTGCTAACCTTGCGTGATGCCCGTTCGACGGACGACGGGGAAGTTAGCTTCGACCTCTCGGAGACGGTCCAGTCGATAGAAATCCCGCCGATGGTCGAGTTGACCGGCGGCGTCCGCGTCTCCGCGGTCATCATCTTCGCCGTCGGATTGGCGATCGGCGTCCTGTCGGGCTTCCTCGGCGTTGGCGGCGGATTCCTGCTGATGCCCGCGATGATGTACGGGCTCGGGGTGCCCGCGGCGGTCGCAGTGGGTACCGACATCCTACAGATCACCATCTCGGGGGCGTTCGGTGCCTTCACCTACGCCCGGACTGGATCCATCGCGCTCCCGGTTGTCGTCTCGCTGCTAGCTGGGAGTGCCCTCGGTGCTCGCGTCGGGGCGGGCGCGACCAAACTCGTCGACGAGGACGATATCAAGGGCTACTTCGCCGCGATGCTGCTTGCAGGTAGCGTCGCCGTCGCCTCGAAGAA
Above is a window of Halorussus limi DNA encoding:
- a CDS encoding YeeE/YedE family protein codes for the protein MSALTPLLTASELFPRGVLPYLLGGLLVGLGAAVIYLATGIIAGASTFLESTLSYVSDVPRFNRFKYVRSRGWRLVFTAGIVSGAAVWGLVLAPDPGIWTTDVQWWRLLGGGFLVGVGTRLGKGCTSGHGVCGTGSLSNTSLVNVATFLTVAIGTAQLVQALGVSP
- a CDS encoding sulfurtransferase TusA family protein, whose translation is MTQYEVTETLDVKGQNCPMPVVKTKQSIDQLDEGDVLEVLATDPGSMSDLGGWADTTDGVELLDQEEGDDLFKHYVRKTE
- a CDS encoding rhodanese-like domain-containing protein: MSKIRPGELDDRRSNEDVVVLDIRPREDYQRDHIEGSHNAPVYGDLRQGNTGSLDDYLDQIPNDSKVVTVCKAGVVAQKATTHLEEQGYDATTLSGGYTGWRHYAENTLLYRVLSTLRRFLP
- a CDS encoding MBL fold metallo-hydrolase, whose amino-acid sequence is MSETEPTEGTVESITPDELKERIDSGEGVFILDARSEGDFEEWHIDGENVEIVNYPYFKLLDGIPEDLLAELPEDREITVLCAKGGSSEMVAVHLEDEGYDVNHLEYGMKGWARIYEYTELDTETEATIAQYRRPSSGCLAYLVVSDGEAAVVDPLRAFTDEYVQDANALGADLKYVLDTHVHADHISGLRNLADDTDATAVMPEPAVERGVEYDQRYETVEDADALTVGDVEIEVLYTPGHTTGMTSYKVGDVLFTGDGLFTESVARPDLEDPEAAKDAAQTLYQSLTEKILPLPDDTIVAPAHFSDSATPNDDGTYTADLGELEATMDALTMDEAEFVEFIVADMPPRPANYEDIIATNLGQQSPDDEEAFELELGPNNCAASEEALTD
- a CDS encoding sulfite exporter TauE/SafE family protein, with the protein product MAILGMSVVTLAMFVGFGLLIGTLFGFFGMGGSFLVTPALLVMGYEPKVAVGSGLAFVFGTSVIGALRHRNHGQVDYKLALIMTIAMTLGIEGGKYVVLFLEEAGISGIVISVAYVGLLAAVGLLTLRDARSTDDGEVSFDLSETVQSIEIPPMVELTGGVRVSAVIIFAVGLAIGVLSGFLGVGGGFLLMPAMMYGLGVPAAVAVGTDILQITISGAFGAFTYARTGSIALPVVVSLLAGSALGARVGAGATKLVDEDDIKGYFAAMLLAGSVAVASKKLSTAYGIEVLQTVSIALIFGAAVLVSGAVVFSAVQELRDESSARTATAD
- a CDS encoding DUF7512 family protein, with the translated sequence MLGIETLDGPARAVAQVSLVLAEALVLYVVYGGLSAAVGDRITNAVRGT
- a CDS encoding DUF6691 family protein; protein product: MTGNDRSPLFLPVIYLGGLIFGFGLAISGMARPEVVLDFLQFDDLGLLFVMGGAAVVTGITFTVATRYLGDAPLTGREYTRRLKDFDRNVVIGGAIFGVGWGLSGICPGAAYASFGVGNYPILYAVAGMFLGAYAQGYWRARQSNDADAADATSG